The Deltaproteobacteria bacterium genome includes a window with the following:
- a CDS encoding transcriptional regulator, whose protein sequence is FAKLLGVSVRTLQEWEQGRKTPSGAASTLLKVAARHPEVLQELAA, encoded by the coding sequence CCTTCGCCAAGCTCCTCGGAGTTTCGGTAAGGACTCTGCAGGAATGGGAACAAGGGCGGAAAACGCCTTCCGGGGCTGCCTCCACGTTACTCAAAGTGGCTGCCCGCCATCCTGAAGTGCTGCAGGAGTTGGCGGCTTAA
- a CDS encoding AzlD domain-containing protein → MTLTAIQTLIIILMVALSTITTRFLPFIIFPDNKEHHSYLTYLGKVLPYSVIGLLVVYCLRGVNLQSPSFGLPEIAAIFSITVLHHWKRNVLLSIGVGTALYMTLVQTVFK, encoded by the coding sequence ATGACCTTAACCGCTATTCAGACTTTAATTATTATTCTCATGGTAGCACTTAGCACAATTACAACAAGGTTTTTGCCTTTTATTATATTTCCTGACAACAAAGAACATCATTCGTACCTTACCTATCTCGGTAAGGTCTTACCTTATTCAGTAATCGGTTTGCTGGTGGTATATTGCCTTAGGGGTGTCAATTTACAATCCCCATCGTTCGGGCTTCCAGAGATAGCCGCTATTTTCTCTATCACGGTATTACATCACTGGAAAAGAAATGTGCTTCTTAGCATTGGGGTAGGAACAGCCTTATATATGACACTCGTACAAACTGTTTTCAAATAA
- a CDS encoding AzlC family ABC transporter permease → MNELTKAFKAAFPHTLPVLTGFIFLGIAYGVLMNSRGYGVGWTVLFSLMAFAGSAQYPAITFLTSVFNPLSALLLSLMINARHLFYGVSMLEKYKSTGKFKPYLIFGLCDETFSIISTTNSPEGVNRNWFWFFITLLNHSYWVIGSALGGLIGYMISFNTKGLDFVLTALFVAIFVGQWEKKNNRKSATIGVVCSIICLSIFGQNNFIIPSMIAILAVLTIFQNKLSEEGIR, encoded by the coding sequence TTGAATGAACTAACGAAAGCATTCAAAGCCGCTTTTCCTCACACCCTCCCGGTATTAACAGGATTTATTTTTTTGGGGATTGCTTATGGCGTTTTAATGAATAGCCGGGGCTATGGAGTTGGCTGGACTGTATTATTTAGTTTAATGGCGTTTGCAGGCTCCGCACAATATCCGGCGATTACTTTTTTAACATCCGTTTTTAATCCTCTATCCGCCTTGCTATTATCCTTAATGATAAATGCAAGGCATTTGTTTTATGGTGTTTCAATGCTGGAAAAATACAAGAGTACGGGTAAATTTAAACCTTATCTTATCTTTGGCTTGTGTGATGAAACATTCTCCATCATCAGCACCACTAATTCCCCAGAAGGAGTAAACCGAAACTGGTTCTGGTTTTTTATTACACTACTTAACCATAGCTATTGGGTGATAGGATCTGCTCTTGGAGGTCTTATAGGTTATATGATTTCCTTCAATACTAAAGGGCTTGACTTTGTATTAACTGCTCTTTTTGTGGCAATATTTGTAGGGCAATGGGAAAAAAAGAATAACCGCAAATCTGCGACTATCGGCGTTGTATGCTCCATCATCTGTTTGTCTATTTTTGGACAAAACAATTTTATTATCCCTTCTATGATTGCGATATTGGCGGTACTGACCATATTTCAAAATAAACTCTCCGAAGAAGGCATACGATGA
- a CDS encoding enoyl-CoA hydratase/isomerase family protein, whose protein sequence is MDSTVIYQTEGAVCNITLNRPAVFNALNLELVRELTAAMKRADSDPEVRVVILKGSGKAWCAGGDLEELLELTQGGPDRRRAYLMDFKAMIDTVRHISKPIIASVHGVCVGGGNELNIACDLTIASEKAKFGQAGPRVGSMPAFGVPQNLQILVGEKRSREITYLCRLYTAHEAEGMGWINKAVPAEELDRETEAWAQELVSKSPTALALGKKMHNVYYDLLSSSAEMGVEMLTFFWGTAEAREGMLAFKEKRQPVFQP, encoded by the coding sequence ATGGATTCAACGGTCATATACCAAACTGAAGGGGCAGTCTGTAACATTACCCTTAACCGCCCGGCGGTATTCAATGCCTTGAACCTTGAGTTGGTCAGGGAACTGACGGCCGCAATGAAACGCGCGGATTCCGATCCCGAGGTGCGCGTGGTCATCCTGAAGGGTTCCGGCAAAGCCTGGTGCGCCGGCGGAGACTTGGAAGAACTTCTGGAACTCACCCAGGGCGGTCCCGACCGGCGGCGCGCCTATCTCATGGATTTCAAGGCCATGATTGACACCGTGCGCCACATCTCCAAACCGATCATCGCTTCGGTCCATGGAGTCTGCGTGGGGGGAGGCAATGAACTAAATATAGCCTGTGACTTGACCATCGCCTCGGAAAAGGCCAAGTTCGGCCAGGCCGGCCCCCGGGTAGGGTCTATGCCTGCCTTCGGTGTACCTCAAAATCTGCAGATACTTGTGGGCGAAAAACGTTCCCGGGAAATCACCTATCTGTGCCGACTGTACACGGCGCACGAGGCGGAGGGCATGGGCTGGATCAACAAGGCGGTCCCTGCCGAGGAGCTTGACCGGGAAACGGAGGCTTGGGCCCAAGAGTTGGTGTCTAAAAGCCCCACCGCCCTGGCCCTGGGCAAGAAAATGCACAACGTTTACTACGACTTGCTATCCTCCAGCGCCGAGATGGGCGTGGAGATGCTCACATTTTTCTGGGGAACGGCCGAGGCCCGGGAGGGAATGCTGGCCTTCAAGGAAAAACGTCAACCCGTGTTCCAACCATGA
- a CDS encoding acyl-CoA dehydrogenase family protein, which translates to MNFSDEQNMIRNMVTKLSRKEIEPLAAKADASGHSSPEIVKLLARNSLLKMAMPQEYGGIGANHTTIALVVEELAQVDASTAMIFFVTQALIQILKQWASEEQKRRFFAAMSVEDKVNAFSLTEPNFGSESASIRTSAILQGDHYRVNGTKIFVTNGDIADFILVFVRTGEGEREKGLSALVVEKGTPGFRVGKHEDKLGLRGANLVELIFEDAMVPRENLIGKPGLGWDILSTSAADMRVYGPGAMAVGLAQGALDYAVDYAGKRIQFGRPLSDMQAIRFMLADMAIPVEAARALLYRSTTFMDSGDGNKKMRSRLVSATKCFASDIAMRVTIDAVQILGGYGVMKDFPVERMMRDAKMIQIFDGSNQIQRAIVAKSLMG; encoded by the coding sequence ATGAACTTCAGCGACGAACAAAATATGATCAGAAATATGGTGACCAAATTGAGCAGGAAGGAGATAGAGCCTCTTGCCGCTAAAGCCGATGCAAGCGGCCATTCCTCGCCAGAGATTGTGAAGCTTCTTGCCAGGAACAGCCTGCTGAAGATGGCCATGCCTCAGGAATATGGCGGTATCGGAGCCAATCATACGACTATCGCCTTGGTGGTGGAAGAGCTTGCCCAGGTGGATGCCTCCACGGCCATGATCTTCTTTGTCACCCAGGCGTTGATCCAAATTCTGAAGCAATGGGCCAGTGAAGAGCAAAAAAGGCGGTTTTTCGCCGCCATGTCAGTGGAAGACAAGGTCAACGCCTTTTCTTTAACCGAGCCCAATTTCGGATCAGAATCCGCGTCAATCCGAACTTCGGCCATATTGCAAGGGGATCATTATCGGGTAAACGGCACCAAGATTTTTGTCACCAACGGAGATATTGCCGATTTCATCTTGGTTTTCGTGCGCACCGGAGAAGGAGAGAGGGAAAAAGGCCTTTCAGCCTTGGTGGTGGAAAAGGGCACACCTGGGTTCAGAGTGGGAAAGCACGAGGACAAGCTGGGACTCAGGGGGGCGAATTTGGTCGAGTTGATTTTTGAAGATGCCATGGTTCCCCGTGAAAATTTGATCGGAAAGCCTGGCTTGGGATGGGATATTTTGAGCACCAGCGCAGCGGATATGAGGGTGTACGGCCCCGGTGCCATGGCTGTGGGCCTGGCTCAGGGCGCCCTTGATTATGCAGTGGATTATGCCGGAAAGCGCATTCAATTCGGTCGGCCTCTATCGGACATGCAAGCCATAAGATTCATGCTGGCTGACATGGCAATCCCGGTGGAAGCAGCCCGGGCCTTGCTTTACCGATCAACGACTTTTATGGATTCAGGAGACGGTAACAAAAAAATGAGAAGCCGCCTGGTTTCGGCGACGAAGTGCTTTGCCTCGGATATCGCTATGCGGGTGACCATCGATGCCGTGCAAATCCTGGGCGGCTATGGCGTTATGAAAGATTTTCCGGTGGAACGAATGATGCGGGACGCTAAGATGATTCAGATTTTCGACGGCAGCAACCAGATACAAAGAGCCATAGTTGCCAAGAGCCTCATGGGTTAG
- a CDS encoding 3-hydroxybutyryl-CoA dehydrogenase — protein MKIQKVSVAGMGTMGSQIGIVCAVSGFQSYLYDVTQENVDKGRKRIEKFFTQQVKKGKTIKDNVNDALGRMKMGTDMGEAVAGADLIIEAVYENIQVKKQVFKNLDDLSPKEAILASNTSTLWITEIASATSRPAKCIGTHFLIPAALTPLVEVVRGIDTSDDTHQNVIDFLGRCGKETVTVADSPGFLINRLYLPMVNEAFCAIETGLASPEEIDRSCTRGLGLPLGPLAAADAFGLDILLACMNTFRRELGDKYRPATLLVKLVKAGHLGRKSGRGVYDYSGAQSKSGGST, from the coding sequence ATGAAAATACAAAAAGTTTCAGTGGCGGGTATGGGAACCATGGGCAGCCAAATCGGCATAGTATGCGCCGTGAGTGGTTTTCAATCTTACTTGTATGACGTGACCCAAGAGAATGTGGATAAAGGAAGAAAAAGGATCGAAAAATTTTTTACCCAGCAGGTAAAAAAAGGCAAGACTATCAAGGATAATGTTAATGACGCCCTGGGACGTATGAAGATGGGGACGGACATGGGCGAAGCCGTGGCCGGGGCCGACCTCATCATCGAGGCGGTCTATGAAAACATCCAGGTAAAAAAACAGGTTTTTAAGAACCTGGACGATCTTAGCCCCAAAGAAGCCATCCTGGCAAGCAACACATCCACTTTGTGGATCACAGAAATCGCCTCTGCCACCTCACGCCCCGCCAAATGCATCGGCACCCATTTTTTGATCCCCGCCGCCCTCACTCCTCTTGTTGAAGTTGTGCGTGGAATCGACACTTCCGATGATACTCACCAAAACGTGATCGATTTCTTGGGAAGATGCGGCAAAGAAACGGTCACCGTGGCCGATTCACCCGGCTTCCTCATCAATCGCCTCTACCTTCCAATGGTCAACGAAGCCTTCTGTGCCATAGAGACGGGGCTGGCCAGCCCCGAGGAGATCGATCGAAGCTGCACCAGGGGCCTTGGTCTTCCCCTGGGCCCCTTGGCCGCAGCCGATGCCTTCGGGCTGGATATACTGCTGGCCTGTATGAACACTTTCCGCCGTGAGCTGGGGGATAAATACCGGCCGGCCACCCTATTGGTAAAGTTGGTTAAAGCCGGGCATCTGGGGCGAAAAAGCGGCAGAGGAGTCTATGACTACAGCGGTGCGCAATCCAAGAGCGGGGGAAGTACGTAA
- a CDS encoding flavodoxin family protein, with product MSCKILGISGSPVRNGNVNSFLASIMAMASEKKLQTETVDLSEMEIKNCLHCNFCLSKQKAGKYCSLEDDAQAIFEKVEDADIIILASPVYFMRTSGMMASFIDRLRVFIFGNVAGGRLRNKIGISAAVSWLRHGGMETTHLSHLYAFITLDMIPATIHSSISPMGASAMASIHGEGKFERGMRIRVHEDQAGLASAKAHLSRAVELHELIHQKSIRP from the coding sequence ATGTCTTGCAAAATTCTGGGGATTTCCGGAAGTCCGGTAAGAAACGGAAACGTCAATTCTTTTTTAGCGTCGATTATGGCCATGGCTTCAGAAAAAAAACTCCAGACGGAAACCGTCGATCTTTCTGAAATGGAAATAAAAAATTGCCTTCACTGCAATTTCTGCCTCTCAAAACAAAAGGCCGGGAAATACTGCTCGCTTGAAGATGACGCACAGGCCATATTTGAGAAGGTTGAAGATGCGGATATCATCATACTGGCCAGTCCCGTCTATTTCATGCGAACCAGCGGAATGATGGCCTCCTTTATCGACCGCCTTCGGGTATTTATTTTCGGTAATGTGGCTGGTGGAAGGCTACGGAATAAAATCGGAATCAGCGCCGCCGTGTCCTGGTTGCGGCATGGGGGAATGGAGACCACCCACCTTTCCCATCTTTACGCCTTTATCACCCTGGACATGATTCCCGCCACCATTCATTCATCTATCAGCCCTATGGGCGCCTCGGCTATGGCCAGTATCCATGGTGAAGGCAAGTTTGAACGTGGTATGCGTATCAGGGTACATGAAGATCAAGCCGGGCTCGCCTCGGCAAAAGCCCATCTCTCCCGCGCCGTGGAGCTGCATGAGCTGATACACCAAAAATCAATAAGGCCTTAA